The genomic window GCGGATCCCAGGACCAGCTCACCGGGCGTCGTCGAGCCGCTCGCGCGGGGTGGTGTCGGGATGGCGGCCGGCGACGTTGTCGGTCAGGCGGCGCAGGCTGGCGCGGGTGCGGTCGAACTCCTCGGGGTCCAGGCCCATGGCGTCGCCGATCGCGGCGGGGATGCCGCGGGCGCGCTCGCGCAGGGTGCGGCCTTCGTCGGTGAGGGTGATCCGCACGGTGCGCTCGTCGTCGGGGCGGCGCTCGCGGCGCAGCAGGCCGTTCGACTCCAGGCGCTTGAGCAGCGGTGTCAGGGTGCCGTAGTCGA from Kitasatospora sp. NBC_01250 includes these protein-coding regions:
- a CDS encoding MarR family winged helix-turn-helix transcriptional regulator; the protein is MSLDPDEQAERGFSLLLDDQMCFALYAASRAVTGLYRPMLEELGLTYPQYLVLLVLWDRGEASVKELGAALHLDYGTLTPLLKRLESNGLLRRERRPDDERTVRITLTDEGRTLRERARGIPAAIGDAMGLDPEEFDRTRASLRRLTDNVAGRHPDTTPRERLDDAR